Proteins co-encoded in one uncultured Flavobacterium sp. genomic window:
- a CDS encoding M23 family metallopeptidase: MRFSLFALFFCNFIFAQTQYPKDYFRPPLDIPMQLSGNFGELRPNHFHAGFDLKTNQKEGLTVHAIADGYVSRIKISTFGNGKCIYITHPNGYTSVYGHLQTAVGEIQDYVTKAHYREKAYEIELLLKPNELPVTKGQIIALSGNTGSSEGPHLHFEIRDTKTEFVINPIFFGYDKNIKDTKKPTISSVYVYPLDNSTVNQSKQPLLLNVTLQKDGTYLASKVKANGKIGFGIVAVDFDDVSFNKNGVFNVSTFFNGNQNYNYQFNTYSFDEMRYVNALIDYGKYKKSGQRVQKLFMKTPFALSIIKTDSLRGIILVEPNLASTYRIEVSDYSGNLRSITVPVEYDTATPIVKEEPVTSKYFIKVNKDSNFEKDNMSVFFPAGTFYDDFNLNFDVKNNRIYVHDDTVAVHSNFTVTIKDDSYPEALRDKLFIGRFSGNSSSYNGTIRKGDVFTAKSKILGQFGLVLDTIAPTIKILKPIQDKWINDVKKIDFIINDSLSGIKSYNGYLNGNWILFEYENKTKKITHTFDDTMLAEGANDLKIEVIDNVGNSVIFETHFFRSQQK; encoded by the coding sequence ATGAGATTTTCGTTATTTGCCCTGTTTTTTTGTAATTTTATTTTTGCCCAGACACAATATCCAAAAGATTATTTTCGTCCGCCACTTGATATCCCAATGCAGCTTTCGGGCAATTTTGGGGAGTTGAGACCTAATCACTTTCACGCAGGATTCGATTTAAAAACCAATCAAAAAGAAGGACTGACTGTGCATGCAATTGCTGACGGATATGTTTCGAGAATTAAAATTTCGACTTTCGGAAACGGTAAATGTATTTATATTACACATCCAAATGGTTATACTTCGGTTTACGGACATTTACAAACGGCTGTAGGCGAAATTCAGGATTATGTAACAAAAGCGCATTATAGAGAAAAGGCTTATGAAATCGAATTGCTTTTAAAGCCTAATGAATTACCTGTTACAAAAGGCCAAATAATTGCACTTTCCGGAAATACAGGTTCATCTGAAGGACCACATTTGCATTTTGAAATTCGAGATACTAAAACAGAATTTGTTATTAATCCAATATTTTTTGGATATGATAAAAATATAAAAGACACCAAAAAACCAACGATTTCAAGTGTATATGTTTATCCGCTAGATAATTCGACAGTAAATCAGTCTAAGCAACCTTTGTTGTTAAATGTGACACTCCAAAAAGATGGAACCTATTTGGCAAGCAAAGTAAAAGCGAATGGAAAAATTGGTTTTGGAATAGTTGCCGTAGATTTTGATGATGTCTCTTTTAATAAAAATGGAGTTTTTAACGTATCTACTTTTTTTAACGGAAATCAAAACTACAATTATCAGTTCAATACTTATTCGTTTGATGAAATGAGATATGTAAATGCTTTGATTGATTATGGTAAATATAAAAAATCTGGTCAGCGTGTTCAAAAGCTTTTTATGAAAACGCCTTTTGCTTTAAGCATCATAAAAACAGATTCGCTTCGAGGTATTATTCTGGTCGAGCCGAATTTAGCTTCAACGTATAGAATTGAAGTTTCAGATTATTCCGGTAATTTAAGATCAATTACAGTTCCGGTTGAATATGATACAGCAACACCAATTGTAAAAGAAGAGCCTGTAACCTCAAAATATTTTATTAAAGTCAATAAAGATTCTAATTTCGAAAAGGATAATATGTCTGTGTTTTTTCCGGCGGGAACTTTTTATGATGATTTTAATTTAAATTTTGATGTAAAAAATAACCGCATTTATGTTCACGATGATACAGTTGCGGTGCATTCAAATTTTACGGTTACGATAAAAGATGATTCTTATCCGGAAGCATTAAGAGATAAACTTTTTATTGGAAGATTTAGCGGAAACAGTTCAAGTTATAATGGTACAATTAGAAAAGGAGATGTTTTTACGGCTAAATCAAAAATTTTAGGACAGTTTGGGTTGGTTTTAGATACCATTGCACCAACGATTAAAATCCTAAAACCAATTCAGGATAAATGGATCAATGATGTTAAGAAGATTGACTTCATTATAAATGATTCTTTGTCAGGGATTAAATCATATAACGGATATTTAAACGGAAATTGGATTTTGTTTGAGTACGAAAACAAGACAAAGAAAATCACACATACTTTTGATGATACAATGCTTGCCGAAGGAGCAAACGATTTAAAAATCGAAGTAATTGATAATGTGGGTAATTCTGTTATCTTTGAAACTCATTTTTTTAGAAGCCAACAAAAATAA
- a CDS encoding TonB-dependent receptor plug domain-containing protein, producing MNNNRIIFVFLFLCITCVSFAQNAHVKGVILDNQKHPVGDVNITSFGNTTQSDSNGFFEIDVPSNKKASLIFTHISLKMMSLTVSLKPNEIFVFNPVMSNSEEQMGEVFVSSKSKKRVQGIATIDVATIKKIPGANAGIENILKTLPGVNSNNELSTQYAVRGGNYDENLVYVNEVEVYRPFLIRSGQQEGLSFTNTDLVQNVDFSAGGFQAKFGDKLSSVLDITYRKPTQFGASLEASLLGGSVSVDAVSKNKKWSAVTGVRYRNNSLLVNSQDTQTNYKPIFADIQTNINYDISPKWQISFLGNISENKYLYQPLTRETKFGTIDQPVALTVYYEGQERDKYDTYFGALKTTYKVSPTFTLKLIGSLFHTTEQEHFDILAQYRLGNVGEEDTSQVDFTRGIGSQLSHARNDLDALIANAEVKGFKEWLNDSQLEFGLKYTRESIRDRVAEWEVIDSAGFSINPPIAFLPQNNQPYQPFIGPLLPYQNVRATNYNTINRFSGYVQYNKKSEIGSNQIWYNLGARFQSWNVSGAAVEGKNQIVFSPRAQFALKPDWDMDMVFRLSGGLYYQPPFYRELRDLEGVVNPNVKAQESVHIVLSNDYNFKMWNRPFKWVTELYYKSLSDVNVYSIDNVRIRYVANNNAIAYAQGLDFRLNGEFVPGTESWISFGYLKTEENYENKGYIARPTDQRLKFAMLFQDYMPNIPSVKLYLNLVYNTGLPGGAPAYSDPYLYQNRLKDYRRVDVGFSKVFIDSSTKVSKANWLKNFKELSVGLEIFNLFNNQNAITNTWVRDVYAKNQYAIPNYMTSRVFNVKLSARL from the coding sequence TTGAATAATAACAGGATAATATTCGTTTTTCTTTTTTTATGCATCACTTGCGTTTCATTTGCTCAAAATGCTCATGTTAAAGGTGTTATTTTAGACAATCAAAAACATCCTGTTGGCGATGTAAATATTACTTCTTTTGGAAATACAACGCAATCGGACTCAAATGGTTTTTTTGAAATAGATGTTCCTTCGAATAAAAAAGCTTCGCTAATCTTTACTCATATTTCTTTAAAAATGATGAGTTTGACAGTGAGTTTAAAGCCAAATGAAATTTTTGTTTTTAATCCTGTAATGAGTAATTCTGAAGAACAAATGGGAGAAGTTTTTGTTTCTTCCAAAAGTAAAAAACGAGTTCAGGGAATAGCAACAATTGATGTCGCAACAATTAAAAAGATTCCGGGTGCAAATGCCGGAATCGAAAATATTTTGAAAACATTGCCGGGTGTAAATTCAAATAATGAATTGAGTACGCAATATGCAGTTCGTGGCGGAAATTATGATGAAAACTTAGTTTATGTAAACGAAGTAGAAGTTTATCGTCCGTTTTTAATTCGTTCCGGACAACAAGAAGGATTGAGTTTTACTAATACCGATTTAGTTCAGAACGTTGATTTTTCGGCTGGAGGATTTCAGGCTAAATTTGGAGATAAATTATCCTCTGTTTTAGATATTACGTATAGAAAACCCACTCAGTTTGGTGCATCTTTAGAAGCAAGTTTGCTTGGCGGAAGTGTTTCTGTTGATGCTGTTTCTAAAAACAAAAAATGGTCAGCAGTGACCGGAGTTCGTTATAGAAACAACAGTTTATTAGTCAATAGTCAGGATACACAAACGAATTATAAGCCAATTTTTGCTGATATTCAAACGAACATTAATTATGATATTTCTCCAAAATGGCAAATTAGTTTTCTAGGAAACATTTCTGAAAACAAGTATTTGTATCAGCCTTTAACCCGCGAGACAAAATTTGGAACAATCGATCAGCCAGTGGCACTTACCGTATATTATGAAGGTCAGGAAAGAGATAAATACGATACTTATTTTGGAGCATTAAAAACGACCTACAAAGTTTCGCCAACTTTTACTTTAAAACTTATAGGTTCATTATTTCATACTACAGAACAGGAACATTTTGATATTCTGGCGCAATATCGCCTTGGGAATGTTGGTGAAGAAGATACATCTCAAGTCGATTTTACAAGAGGAATTGGTTCGCAATTAAGTCACGCCCGAAATGATTTGGATGCTTTAATTGCAAACGCCGAAGTTAAAGGATTTAAAGAATGGTTAAATGACAGTCAATTAGAATTTGGACTTAAATATACCAGAGAATCCATTAGAGACAGAGTTGCCGAGTGGGAGGTGATAGATTCAGCTGGGTTTTCCATAAATCCACCAATTGCTTTTTTGCCACAAAATAATCAGCCATACCAGCCTTTTATAGGTCCGTTACTGCCATATCAAAATGTACGTGCAACAAATTATAATACTATAAACAGATTTTCAGGATATGTACAATACAATAAGAAATCTGAAATTGGATCCAATCAGATTTGGTATAATTTAGGAGCACGTTTTCAGAGTTGGAATGTTTCCGGAGCAGCTGTCGAAGGAAAGAATCAAATTGTTTTTAGTCCGCGAGCGCAATTTGCCTTAAAACCGGATTGGGATATGGATATGGTTTTTAGGCTTTCGGGAGGATTATATTATCAACCGCCTTTTTACAGAGAACTTCGAGATCTGGAAGGTGTTGTGAATCCAAATGTAAAAGCACAGGAATCTGTTCATATTGTTTTGAGTAATGATTATAATTTTAAAATGTGGAATCGTCCTTTTAAATGGGTGACGGAACTTTATTATAAATCACTTTCAGATGTAAATGTTTATTCGATCGATAATGTCCGAATTCGCTATGTAGCCAATAATAATGCGATTGCATATGCACAAGGTCTTGATTTTAGATTGAATGGAGAATTTGTGCCGGGAACAGAATCCTGGATTAGTTTTGGTTATTTAAAAACCGAAGAAAATTACGAAAACAAAGGTTATATCGCGAGACCAACAGATCAGCGTTTGAAATTTGCGATGTTATTTCAGGATTATATGCCAAATATTCCGAGTGTAAAATTATACCTGAATCTAGTTTATAATACCGGTTTACCAGGCGGAGCACCAGCTTATTCGGATCCATATTTGTATCAAAACAGATTAAAGGATTATCGTAGGGTAGATGTTGGTTTTTCTAAAGTTTTTATTGATAGCAGTACTAAAGTTTCTAAAGCGAACTGGTTGAAAAACTTCAAAGAATTATCTGTGGGACTAGAGATTTTTAATCTTTTTAATAATCAAAATGCGATTACCAATACTTGGGTTCGTGATGTGTATGCTAAAAATCAATATGCGATTCCAAATTATATGACTTCGAGAGTTTTCAATGTGAAGCTGAGTGCGAGGTTATAG
- a CDS encoding DUF2971 domain-containing protein: MYLNNPNIKLPDDPDTIVWKYLDLSKFLDLLLSKKLFMSRSDKFEDQYEGTFSEPTFEEIKKLATDNPDFLNYYKTHREQVAVSSWHINEYESFAMWQIFTQNSEGLAIQSTIGRLQKALKPENHFDQYIGEVNYIDYKKEYIPFDDLFFPFLFKRKSFQYEREVRIITDTSKSAIKLNDGLKINVDINQLIEKIYIHPKSENWYKKLVIEVVERLGFGIEIEKSDLESDILI, encoded by the coding sequence ATGTATCTTAACAACCCCAACATCAAACTGCCAGACGATCCTGATACTATTGTTTGGAAATATCTTGACCTATCTAAGTTTCTTGATTTATTACTTTCTAAGAAACTATTTATGTCTCGTTCTGATAAATTTGAAGATCAGTATGAAGGCACTTTTAGTGAGCCAACTTTTGAAGAAATTAAAAAACTGGCCACCGATAATCCCGACTTTTTAAACTATTACAAAACGCATCGTGAGCAAGTTGCCGTAAGCAGCTGGCATATTAACGAATATGAATCATTTGCCATGTGGCAGATTTTCACGCAAAACAGCGAAGGATTAGCAATTCAGTCTACAATTGGCAGATTACAAAAAGCATTGAAGCCTGAAAATCATTTTGACCAATATATAGGCGAAGTCAATTACATCGACTATAAAAAAGAATATATTCCGTTTGACGATTTATTTTTCCCGTTTCTGTTTAAACGAAAAAGTTTTCAGTACGAACGTGAAGTCCGCATTATAACAGACACCTCAAAAAGCGCTATCAAACTTAATGACGGATTAAAAATCAATGTCGACATTAATCAATTAATTGAAAAGATATATATCCATCCAAAATCTGAAAACTGGTATAAAAAACTCGTTATCGAGGTTGTAGAACGTTTAGGTTTTGGAATCGAAATAGAAAAATCAGATTTAGAAAGTGATATTTTGATATAG
- a CDS encoding ABC transporter ATP-binding protein, translating to MSNFKKIVPFIYPYKKYAFLNIFFNVLYALFSTLSFMALIPMLQVLFDKTKKNEVMPVYEGITHIKEYGENYLSYYITTHTDPANPGLILSVMVSLIISIFLLKNLADYLAMFFINFLRNGVLRDMRNALYKKTLELPLAFYSEKRKGDVISRISADVNEVQTSFLAILELIVKEPLTIIFTVAAMLIISAKLTLFVFIFIPVSGYIISLIGKQLKKQSSKAQQEQGIFLSTIEETIGGLKVVKGYNSENYFNNVFQNSTERFFRLSNSIGNRQNLASPASEFMGITVIAILLWYGGQMVLIEKSLDGPSFIAYMGLAYNILTPAKAISKASYGVKRGNAAADRVLEILEQENTITTKADAIEKTTFDDNISIQNINFKYEDETVLKDFSLQIKKGQTVALVGQSGSGKSTIANLLTRFYDVNNGTISIDGINIKDMNLQSLRSLMGLVTQDSILFNDTIKANIALGKLDATDDEIIEALKIANAFEFVKELPLGIYTNIGDSGNKLSGGQKQRLSIARAVLKNPPIMILDEATSALDTESEKFVQVALENMMQNRTSIVIAHRLSTIQKADIIVVMKKGKIVEQGTHDELITHNGTYNKLVTMQSFES from the coding sequence ATGAGTAATTTTAAAAAAATAGTTCCTTTTATATATCCGTATAAAAAATATGCATTTTTAAACATCTTTTTCAATGTTTTGTATGCTCTTTTCAGTACACTTTCTTTCATGGCATTGATTCCTATGCTTCAGGTTTTATTTGATAAAACCAAAAAGAACGAAGTTATGCCCGTTTATGAAGGAATTACCCATATAAAAGAATATGGAGAAAACTATTTAAGCTACTATATCACAACACATACAGATCCTGCTAACCCAGGACTTATTCTTTCGGTAATGGTTTCCCTAATTATTTCGATATTTTTATTGAAGAATTTAGCCGATTATCTGGCTATGTTTTTCATAAACTTTTTACGAAATGGTGTATTAAGAGATATGCGAAATGCGCTGTATAAAAAAACACTGGAATTGCCTTTGGCTTTTTATTCTGAAAAAAGAAAAGGAGATGTTATCTCCCGAATTTCTGCTGATGTAAATGAGGTTCAAACTTCGTTTTTGGCAATCTTAGAGCTTATTGTAAAAGAGCCTCTAACTATTATTTTTACCGTAGCAGCAATGTTAATCATCAGTGCTAAACTTACCCTTTTTGTATTTATTTTTATTCCTGTATCCGGATATATTATTTCCCTAATTGGAAAACAATTAAAAAAACAATCCAGCAAAGCACAACAGGAACAAGGGATTTTCTTGTCTACTATAGAAGAAACTATTGGTGGACTAAAAGTGGTAAAAGGGTATAATTCTGAAAACTACTTTAATAATGTCTTTCAAAATTCAACTGAACGTTTTTTTAGATTATCTAATAGCATTGGAAACCGCCAGAACTTAGCATCACCTGCAAGTGAGTTTATGGGAATCACCGTAATTGCTATTTTACTTTGGTACGGCGGTCAAATGGTTTTGATTGAAAAAAGTCTTGACGGACCTTCATTTATAGCCTATATGGGATTAGCTTATAACATTCTGACTCCTGCAAAAGCAATCTCTAAAGCTTCTTACGGAGTAAAAAGAGGAAACGCAGCAGCAGATCGTGTTCTTGAAATTTTAGAGCAGGAAAACACAATTACAACAAAAGCTGATGCTATCGAAAAAACAACTTTTGATGATAATATTAGCATTCAAAATATTAACTTTAAATATGAAGACGAAACGGTTTTAAAAGATTTTTCTCTTCAAATTAAAAAAGGTCAAACTGTTGCCCTTGTTGGACAATCCGGAAGTGGAAAAAGTACTATTGCAAACTTACTAACACGTTTTTATGATGTAAATAACGGAACAATTTCGATTGACGGAATCAACATCAAAGACATGAACCTGCAGTCACTTCGCAGCCTGATGGGATTAGTAACTCAAGACAGTATTTTGTTTAATGACACCATTAAAGCAAATATTGCTTTAGGAAAATTAGATGCTACTGATGACGAAATCATTGAAGCGTTAAAAATTGCAAATGCCTTTGAGTTTGTAAAAGAATTACCTTTAGGAATTTATACCAATATTGGAGACAGCGGAAACAAACTTTCCGGTGGACAAAAACAGCGTCTATCGATTGCTCGTGCAGTCTTAAAAAATCCTCCAATTATGATTCTAGATGAAGCAACATCGGCATTGGATACAGAAAGTGAGAAATTTGTTCAGGTTGCCCTTGAAAACATGATGCAAAACAGAACTTCGATTGTCATTGCACACAGACTTTCGACTATTCAAAAAGCAGATATAATTGTCGTAATGAAAAAAGGAAAAATCGTTGAGCAAGGAACTCACGATGAATTAATCACTCATAATGGCACTTACAACAAACTGGTAACCATGCAGTCTTTCGAATCTTAA
- a CDS encoding phospho-sugar mutase has translation MNIAPNILNAVNEWLTPTFDNETRAAVKELITTSPKELEESFYKNLEFGTGGMRGVMGVGSNRINKYTLGKNTQGLSDYLHQVFPNQPLKVVIAYDCRHNSNTLAKIVADVFSANGIHVYLFSDLRPTPELSFALKYLGCQCGIVLTASHNPPEYNGYKVYWEDGGQIVPPQDAAIIDVIENLDYDKIKFNANESLIQYIDTEIDKAFVKSSIENASFNTPAPAKDSLQIVFTSLHGTSIKSVPDTLSQAGYKNVHIVPEQAIPDGNFPTVKSPNPEEPEALTMALALADKTNSDIVIGTDPDCDRLGVAVRNNDGKMILLNGNQTMILMTSFLLKQWKKAGKINGKQFVGSTIVSTPMMMELATSYGVECKVGLTGFKWIAKMIKDFPKLEFIGGGEESFGFMVGDAVRDKDAVAATLLICEVAAQAKAAGSSVYKELLQLYVENGFYKEHLVSLTKKGMEGLEEINQMMINLRENPLKEISGQRVIMVEDYQSSIALNLLTGEETTMDIPKSNVLIYYTEDGSKICARPSGTEPKIKFYISVNAELDSVENFDAAESFLDEKIQNIIAGMQLK, from the coding sequence ATGAATATAGCACCTAATATTTTGAATGCTGTAAACGAATGGTTAACCCCTACATTTGACAATGAAACGCGAGCTGCGGTTAAAGAATTAATAACGACTTCGCCTAAGGAACTAGAGGAAAGTTTTTATAAAAATCTGGAATTTGGAACTGGTGGAATGCGCGGTGTTATGGGTGTTGGCAGTAATAGAATCAATAAATATACACTTGGAAAAAACACTCAGGGTTTGTCTGATTATTTACACCAGGTTTTTCCAAATCAGCCTTTAAAAGTTGTTATTGCTTACGATTGCCGTCATAATAGTAACACATTGGCAAAAATTGTTGCTGATGTTTTCTCTGCAAACGGAATTCATGTTTATTTATTCTCGGATTTACGCCCAACTCCAGAATTATCATTTGCGCTTAAATATTTAGGCTGCCAATGCGGAATTGTATTGACTGCTTCTCACAATCCACCGGAATATAACGGATACAAAGTATATTGGGAAGATGGAGGACAAATTGTTCCTCCGCAAGATGCTGCAATTATCGATGTGATTGAAAATTTAGATTACGATAAAATTAAATTTAATGCTAACGAAAGCCTAATTCAGTATATCGACACTGAAATCGACAAAGCTTTTGTAAAATCATCTATAGAAAACGCAAGTTTTAACACTCCTGCTCCAGCAAAAGACAGCTTACAGATTGTTTTTACTTCGCTGCACGGAACTTCTATAAAATCTGTTCCTGATACTTTATCACAAGCAGGTTACAAAAATGTACATATTGTTCCGGAACAAGCAATTCCTGATGGAAATTTTCCAACTGTAAAATCTCCAAATCCTGAAGAACCGGAAGCTTTAACAATGGCTTTGGCTTTGGCCGATAAAACAAACTCGGATATTGTAATTGGAACTGATCCTGATTGTGATCGCCTTGGTGTTGCAGTGAGAAATAACGATGGTAAAATGATTTTGCTTAACGGAAATCAAACCATGATTTTAATGACTTCTTTTTTATTGAAACAATGGAAAAAAGCCGGAAAAATTAATGGCAAACAATTCGTAGGTTCCACTATTGTTTCTACTCCAATGATGATGGAATTAGCAACAAGCTATGGCGTTGAATGCAAAGTTGGCTTGACGGGCTTTAAATGGATTGCCAAAATGATTAAAGATTTCCCTAAACTTGAATTTATTGGAGGTGGTGAAGAAAGCTTTGGTTTTATGGTTGGTGATGCTGTTAGAGACAAAGACGCTGTTGCAGCTACCTTATTAATATGCGAAGTTGCTGCTCAGGCAAAAGCTGCCGGAAGCAGTGTTTATAAAGAACTTTTACAGCTTTATGTTGAAAATGGTTTCTATAAAGAACACTTAGTTTCTTTGACTAAAAAAGGAATGGAAGGCTTGGAAGAAATTAATCAGATGATGATTAATTTACGTGAAAATCCTTTGAAAGAAATCAGCGGACAACGTGTGATTATGGTTGAAGATTATCAATCGTCTATTGCATTGAATCTATTGACTGGCGAAGAAACTACTATGGATATTCCAAAATCGAATGTGTTGATTTATTATACTGAAGATGGTTCTAAAATTTGCGCCAGACCAAGTGGAACTGAACCTAAAATTAAATTCTACATTAGTGTAAATGCAGAATTAGATTCAGTTGAAAATTTTGATGCTGCAGAAAGTTTCTTAGACGAAAAAATTCAAAATATCATTGCAGGAATGCAATTGAAATAG
- a CDS encoding glycosyltransferase family 2 protein, with amino-acid sequence MNLSILIPLLNEEESLKELYTWIIKVMQSNNYSYEIIFVDDGSTDDSWNIIESFSNEDPHVKGIRFMKNFGKSQALHAGFAKAQGDVIITMDADLQDSPDEIPGLYEMITAQKFDLVSGWKKKRYDSVVAKNLPSKLFNWAARKTSGVELNDFNCGLKAYKNTVVKNIEVSGEMHRYIPVLAKNAGFNKIGEKVVIHQARKYGETKFGMERFINGFLDLITIWFLSRFGKRPMHLFGAMGSLMFIIGFLSAGYIGISKLYHMYNGMKYSLVTSNPWFFIALTTMILGTQLFLAGFLGEIILRTKSNEARYKVAREVNF; translated from the coding sequence ATGAATTTATCTATACTTATACCGCTTCTTAACGAGGAGGAATCACTAAAAGAACTCTATACGTGGATTATTAAAGTGATGCAATCTAATAATTACTCTTATGAAATCATTTTTGTAGATGATGGAAGTACGGATGATTCTTGGAATATTATTGAAAGTTTTTCTAACGAAGATCCTCATGTAAAAGGAATTCGCTTCATGAAGAACTTTGGAAAATCACAAGCCTTACATGCTGGTTTTGCCAAAGCGCAAGGTGATGTGATTATTACTATGGATGCGGATTTGCAAGATAGTCCGGATGAAATTCCGGGACTGTATGAAATGATTACAGCTCAGAAATTTGATTTGGTTTCTGGTTGGAAAAAGAAACGTTATGACTCTGTGGTTGCAAAAAATCTTCCTTCGAAATTGTTTAATTGGGCTGCCAGAAAAACTTCGGGAGTTGAATTGAACGACTTTAACTGCGGATTAAAAGCATACAAAAACACAGTTGTCAAAAACATCGAAGTTTCGGGCGAAATGCACCGATATATTCCGGTTCTGGCAAAAAATGCCGGTTTTAATAAAATTGGAGAAAAAGTGGTTATTCATCAGGCTCGTAAATATGGTGAAACCAAATTTGGGATGGAACGTTTTATAAACGGTTTTCTGGATTTGATTACAATTTGGTTTTTATCCCGATTCGGAAAAAGACCTATGCACTTATTTGGCGCAATGGGTTCGTTAATGTTTATTATCGGATTTTTATCGGCAGGATATATAGGTATTTCAAAATTATACCACATGTATAACGGAATGAAATATAGCCTGGTAACCAGCAATCCTTGGTTCTTTATTGCATTAACAACTATGATTTTAGGAACTCAATTGTTTCTGGCTGGTTTTCTTGGTGAGATTATTTTGAGAACCAAAAGTAACGAAGCGCGTTATAAAGTTGCCCGAGAGGTTAATTTTTAA
- a CDS encoding DUF4199 domain-containing protein: MINEVIKKNGIAYGVMIGIASALITATIYAVDLNLFTAWWVGLVGIAISLTLSIVLLSKTKKDLNGVFPFKDAFTTYFIAAVIGILISTLFNIILFNVIDPGAKETVNELVIKYTVGLMQKFGSPASVINDTIAKMKLNNPYSTFELLKGSAFAIVISSVFGLIFAAFFKSKTTQE, translated from the coding sequence ATGATCAATGAAGTTATAAAAAAGAATGGTATTGCTTATGGTGTAATGATCGGAATTGCATCTGCATTAATTACTGCAACTATATATGCGGTTGATCTAAACTTATTCACTGCATGGTGGGTTGGACTTGTTGGTATAGCTATAAGTTTGACTCTTAGCATTGTTTTACTTTCTAAAACAAAGAAAGATTTAAATGGAGTTTTTCCTTTTAAAGATGCATTTACTACTTATTTTATTGCCGCAGTAATTGGAATTCTTATTTCTACTTTATTTAACATTATTCTATTCAACGTTATTGATCCTGGTGCAAAAGAAACAGTAAACGAACTAGTTATTAAATACACTGTTGGGCTGATGCAAAAATTTGGATCTCCGGCATCAGTTATCAATGATACTATTGCAAAAATGAAACTAAACAACCCATATTCAACTTTTGAACTATTAAAAGGATCTGCTTTTGCGATCGTAATCAGTTCGGTTTTTGGTTTAATTTTCGCGGCATTTTTTAAAAGCAAAACTACTCAAGAATAA
- a CDS encoding type B 50S ribosomal protein L31, with the protein MKKGIHPENYRLVAFKDMSNDDVFITKSTADTKETIEVDGVEYPVVKMEISRTSHPFYTGKSKLIDTAGRIDKFKTKYAKHAKK; encoded by the coding sequence ATGAAAAAAGGAATTCACCCAGAAAATTACAGATTAGTTGCATTTAAAGACATGTCAAATGATGACGTTTTTATCACTAAATCTACTGCAGATACAAAAGAAACAATTGAAGTTGACGGAGTTGAGTATCCAGTTGTAAAAATGGAGATTTCTAGAACATCTCACCCTTTTTATACTGGTAAATCTAAACTTATCGATACTGCAGGACGTATTGATAAATTCAAAACTAAATATGCAAAACACGCTAAAAAATAA